The following are from one region of the Thermodesulfovibrionales bacterium genome:
- a CDS encoding ribonuclease H-like domain-containing protein: MDTFAPICYNEKKKGFFMIIHTFSIAQGIGERLEKHLWRHGILTWMDFIEADTISGIPRERKGYFDGIFSNYQKALNIIDSEFFARNLKIREHWRLFSELKLRALCLDIETNGYQPENGGYVTVVGFYDGLECKQFIRGENLTLANLQKEIDRADLLITFYGGVFDIPFLLRTFPGLKINKPHFDLCFGARRLGLKGGLKRLETYFGIKRDEIVQDLNGYDAVLLWQYYRRGSKEALDLLLEYNKEDTVNLLNLSEIIYEELRRSTGIDDYTVRRTEIHCA, encoded by the coding sequence ATGGACACTTTTGCACCAATCTGTTATAATGAAAAAAAGAAAGGATTTTTTATGATAATCCATACCTTTTCAATTGCTCAGGGTATAGGGGAAAGACTGGAAAAACATCTCTGGCGCCATGGTATCCTCACATGGATGGATTTTATTGAAGCTGATACAATTTCAGGCATACCCAGGGAAAGGAAGGGTTATTTTGACGGAATTTTTTCAAACTACCAGAAAGCCCTGAACATTATAGATTCAGAGTTTTTTGCAAGAAATCTAAAAATAAGAGAACACTGGAGACTGTTCAGTGAACTTAAATTAAGGGCCCTCTGTCTTGATATAGAAACAAATGGCTATCAGCCAGAGAATGGTGGTTATGTTACAGTTGTAGGATTTTATGACGGGCTGGAATGCAAACAATTTATAAGGGGTGAAAACCTTACACTGGCAAACCTCCAGAAAGAGATCGATAGAGCTGACCTACTAATAACCTTTTATGGTGGAGTCTTTGACATACCTTTTCTCCTGAGGACATTTCCTGGTTTAAAGATAAATAAACCACACTTTGACCTATGTTTTGGAGCTAGAAGGCTTGGTCTCAAAGGCGGGCTAAAGAGACTGGAAACATACTTTGGGATAAAGAGGGATGAGATAGTTCAGGACCTTAATGGATACGATGCAGTCCTCCTTTGGCAGTATTACAGAAGGGGTTCAAAGGAGGCGCTTGACTTGCTTTTAGAATATAATAAAGAAGATACAGTAAACCTTTTAAACCTCTCAGAGATTATATATGAGGAACTTAGAAGATCAACAGGTATTGATGATTATACAGTCCGGAGAACTGAAATCCACTGTGCATGA
- a CDS encoding metallophosphoesterase, producing the protein MKIAVISDSHDNLDNLRKAVEIINSSGAVHVFHAGDFTSPFTIRALKELKCPLTGVFGNNDGDRLLLSEKFNGRIYTQPYTTTFNGKKIVLMHEPVFIEALRDSGHFDIIIYGHTHEADIRQEKGVIIINPGELAGWLYGKPSFAIFDLETMKGEIINIS; encoded by the coding sequence ATGAAGATAGCAGTAATATCTGATAGCCATGATAATCTTGATAATCTGCGAAAGGCTGTAGAGATTATTAATTCTTCTGGTGCTGTGCATGTCTTTCATGCGGGAGATTTTACCTCCCCTTTTACAATAAGGGCACTTAAAGAATTAAAATGTCCATTAACAGGTGTCTTTGGAAATAATGATGGTGATAGACTTTTACTCAGTGAAAAGTTTAATGGAAGGATTTATACCCAACCCTATACCACTACATTTAATGGTAAAAAAATAGTCCTTATGCATGAACCTGTCTTTATTGAAGCGCTGCGGGATAGCGGACACTTTGATATTATTATTTATGGTCATACTCATGAAGCAGATATAAGGCAGGAAAAGGGTGTTATAATAATCAATCCCGGAGAACTTGCTGGATGGCTTTATGGAAAACCATCCTTTGCAATATTTGACCTTGAAACCATGAAGGGCGAAATCATAAATATCAGTTGA